Within the Chlorocebus sabaeus isolate Y175 chromosome 19, mChlSab1.0.hap1, whole genome shotgun sequence genome, the region TGGAAGAGAATGAGCACTGGAGGTGGACAGGTGGGCAGTGTTCCATTTGTAAAAGTGGGGAACAAGAAAGGGATTTTGAGAAGACCTAGAGTTCCTTTCTGGCATGGTGACTGGGAGACCTTTATTGGTGGTGGAGATGGAGATGTGGAGCAGGCTCTGGAAACACGAGCCTGgagcagagagaaaggccaggctggaggtgcaCCTGTGAGTCACTGTCACAAAGACGGTGTCTGGATCTCCAAGGCTGGAATAGGTATGGAGGGTGAGAATGGGAAGGGATGAAGCAATGGCCAGGGCTAGGAGGAAGAGGGTTCAGCAAATGGTGGGGTGGCTCTCCTGACCAATGACCCTGCCTCCCCTATCATAGCAGAGCTCTGATTTTGGAGGATGGTCCAGATGCAGTTCTGTGAGGGAGGCCTGCTGGGGTAGAAGGGATCCATGGCCATCCAAAGGGCCATGGGAGGAGACGAAAAGTGTGGGGCTGTGGCAGCCATTCTACCACCAGGAGGTGGGTGCGGGGTTGGCAGAGCCACTCACAGAGGTGGCAGCTCCATCACTGAGCCTCCAGACAACCCCTGGGGAACCCTATGTGGGAGCTCTTGTGACAGAAATTAAATCAGCAGGTTCTGTCACAGCAATGTCCACGGCACTATCACTGATAGCAGAGCGGGGATGGCAGAATCTTGCAGAGGGGCTGGCGGCGGGAGGAGCGCAGGAATGCGCACTGCCCTGTGGGGGCGGCCAGCTTCTAACCGTCTCACGCCTAGTCACTACAGTTTGCAGACTGGGAGAGTCAAGCCCAGAGGCTGAAGGCACCTGTGGAAGTCACACGGCCAGAAAGTGACAACTCGGTATGAGCCAGGCCCTCTGTTTCTCTGTGCTGAGTCCCATACTGTATTTTCGGAGGTCAAGAGGAGAGGGTCTTAAGCTGAAGTGACGGTCCCGCTGTCCGAAGCCGCTTCACTGAGGGTGAAACAATGCAGCCAAGTGTGGGTCACCTGCGCTGTGGCAGAAGGGACCGAGGGCGGTGTGGCCAAAGTAGGACTGTCCTGGGCGGAAAGCGAGGAGGGGGAGCCCATAGCTCCTGGGGGCAGTGACAGTGCGAGGAAGGGCGGGGTGCAGTGTTGGATGTTTTTGCGGGGATCCTGGGTCCAGTGGGAAAGCTGGAGGACGGACGGCTCTGGAGCACCGAGGAGGGGCCTTGGAAGGAGCAGGGAGGTCTCCTTGACGCTGGTGAGGAGACGGAGAACTGGGGGCACCCAGTAGCCCAGGTTTCCTGCCGCGCTCCCACGCCCTCCAGGGCCATGAGACCCTGGCTCCGAGGCGGCGGGCGGGTTCGGAACCCAGCGCGGGGGGACCGTGGGATTGCCGGTGGTGTTGGGCCCCATGGAGCCTGCGGTCCCGGAGTTTCGGGTGGGCGGCTAGGCTGGGCTTCTGCAGGCGTGCTGAGCCGCCACGGTAGGGCCCCAGAGGGGACGAGGAACAAGGCCCGGTGGACGAGGCGGGGGGACCACCAGAGGCTGGGCCGGGAGGCACCACCGCGCTCTGGCCGCTGCCAGGGTCGGGGCGCCCTCCGGGCGGCTGCCAGGCCCAGCGGTCGGCGGGGAGGCGGTCATCCGACCCTTCCCCGCAGGTCGCCCTGACCGCGCAAGCGGTGGGCCCCGGTGGGACAGGAGGacgcgggcgggggcggggggcacAGGGCGCCCTCCCCGCAGCGCCGCCGGCCCCCGCGCGCCGAGGCAGAGCCGCCGCAGTGGAGGATAAGCGCGCTCGCGGCCCGCGCTGCGGGATTAACCCGCGTGGACTGGGCGCCTGGCCCGGGGATTACTGCGCGCTCCCCCACCCGACGTATATATttcagcggcggcggcggcggcggccgggccGGGCAGGGCATGGCGGCAGCGGCGGGGGGCGCGGCGAGCCGCCGGGGCCCCGGGCGGCCCTGCCCCTTCTCCATCGAgcacatcctctccagcctgCCCGAGCGGAGCCTCCCGGCCCGGGCCGCCTGCCCACCGCAGCCCGCCGGTGGCCAGAGCCCCACCGAACCAGAGGAGCCCGGGGCGCCCGAGGCTGCGCCTTGCGcctgctgttgctgctgcagcCCCCGCGCGGGGCCCTGCGGGCCCCCAGAGGCGGCAGCCGGGCTGAGTGAGTAGGCGcggcgcggggcggggcgcggGGCCCGGCTGGGGAGCCCGGGGCGCAGCGCGGTGGGTGCTGAGCTTGGCCCCAGCCCCGCGCCTCACCGCACCCTCGCTCCACAGGCGCTCGTCTGGCGTGGCCGCTGAGGCTGGGACCCGCGGTGCCCTTGTCCTTGGGTGCGCCAGCTGGAGGTTCCGGGGCGCTCCCGGGCCCGGTCGGCCCGGGTTCGCAGCGGCGCACGCGGCGCCACCGCACCATCTTCAGCGAGGAGCAGCTGCAGGCGCTCGAGGCGCTCTTCGTGCAGAACCAGTATCCTGACGTGAGCACGCGCGAGCGCCTGGCCGGCCGCATCCGCCTTCGCGAGGAGCGCGTGGAGGTGGGTGCCCCGCCCAGCCTCTCCCTAGAGCGCGCGGGCCGCGGCTACACTGCACTGGGTCCCGGCGGGCGAGCGCCCTTTGCAAAAACGGCCTCGGCCCAAGCCCCGCCCTGGCGCGCCGGAGGTCCCTGAAAGGTGCTGGGCGTCCAGGGGGACCAGGAGCGGGTGAGGGCGGGCAGGTGTCGCGGGAAAGGGACGGGAGGGCTACATTTGTTTTACACTTTACCCTGATGACGAAAGAGGCGCGCCTTCACGTCCCGAATTTGGGATATTCAGAAGGGCCCTGAACCCAAGAAGGGGCGTCCTGTTCGCCGCCAgctggaggctggggcgggtACGAAGGGGGTTCCCATCGCGCGTTCAGACCCACCGAGTCTGTCCGCAGCGAATAAGAGCAGGTGGCGCGCAACCGCTGCCGGCTCTGCAGCGCCGTCCGCCCACGCCCC harbors:
- the GSC2 gene encoding homeobox protein goosecoid-2; this translates as MAAAAGGAASRRGPGRPCPFSIEHILSSLPERSLPARAACPPQPAGGQSPTEPEEPGAPEAAPCACCCCCSPRAGPCGPPEAAAGLSARLAWPLRLGPAVPLSLGAPAGGSGALPGPVGPGSQRRTRRHRTIFSEEQLQALEALFVQNQYPDVSTRERLAGRIRLREERVEVWFKNRRAKWRHQKRASASARLLPGVKKSSKGSC